A single genomic interval of Streptomyces graminofaciens harbors:
- a CDS encoding ABC transporter permease, protein MTTTTLGTAAPVAVAVEQPRRRRRGLAPGKRLPAARLVGPLVLLALWAAASAAGRLDPGAVPAPWTVLRTGAHLWTAGTLPTDVLTSLERAGYGFAIGLTAGVLLALASGLSRTGEALIDGTVQLNRAIPVLGLIPLFILWLGIGETFKIAIIAIVVYIPIYLNTHAALAGIDSRFVELAEVQGLSRFRFIQQIVIPGALPGFFVGLRLGVTGSWLGLVVLEQINATSGLGYMMFQAQNYGQSDVILVGLLIYGVFGLVSDSAVRLVERRVLSWRRTLSN, encoded by the coding sequence ATGACCACCACCACTCTGGGCACGGCCGCCCCCGTCGCCGTGGCCGTCGAACAGCCGCGCCGGCGCCGCCGCGGCCTCGCCCCGGGCAAGCGCCTGCCCGCCGCACGCCTCGTCGGCCCCCTCGTCCTGCTCGCCCTCTGGGCCGCCGCCTCCGCCGCCGGCCGGCTCGACCCCGGCGCGGTCCCGGCGCCCTGGACGGTTCTGCGTACCGGCGCGCATCTGTGGACCGCCGGGACCCTGCCCACCGACGTCCTCACCTCCCTGGAACGGGCCGGATACGGCTTCGCGATCGGTCTCACCGCCGGAGTGCTGCTCGCCCTCGCGTCCGGGCTCAGCCGGACCGGGGAGGCGCTGATCGACGGGACCGTGCAGCTCAACCGGGCGATCCCGGTCCTCGGTCTGATTCCGCTGTTCATCCTGTGGCTGGGCATCGGCGAGACCTTCAAGATCGCGATCATCGCCATCGTCGTCTACATCCCGATCTACCTGAACACACATGCCGCGCTCGCCGGGATCGACAGCCGGTTCGTCGAACTCGCCGAGGTGCAGGGCCTGTCGAGGTTCCGGTTCATCCAGCAGATCGTGATCCCGGGGGCCCTGCCCGGCTTCTTCGTCGGGCTGCGGCTCGGGGTGACCGGCTCCTGGCTGGGCCTGGTGGTCCTGGAGCAGATCAACGCCACCAGCGGCCTCGGCTACATGATGTTCCAGGCCCAGAACTACGGCCAGTCGGACGTCATCCTCGTCGGCCTGCTCATCTACGGCGTCTTCGGCCTCGTCTCCGACAGCGCGGTCCGTCTCGTCGAACGGAGGGTGCTGTCATGGCGCCGCACACTGAGCAACTGA
- a CDS encoding biotin transporter BioY yields the protein MSTATATSARTGEVLADLLPASRVRDIALVVGGAALTGLAAQLSVPVPGSPVPVTGQTFAALLVGTALGAGRGFLSFALYAVAGLAGVPWFAEGKSGTAIASMPSFGYILGMLLAATVVGALARRGGDRSMLRMAGTMLVGEAIIYAIGVPYLAFAADLSFSAAIAAGLTPFLIGDALKAALAMGALPTAWKLLDK from the coding sequence ATGAGCACCGCGACCGCCACGTCCGCCCGCACCGGCGAGGTCCTCGCCGACCTCCTCCCCGCCTCCCGCGTCCGCGACATCGCGCTCGTCGTCGGCGGCGCCGCGCTCACCGGGCTCGCCGCTCAGCTCTCCGTCCCCGTCCCGGGCTCCCCGGTCCCGGTCACCGGCCAGACCTTCGCGGCCCTGCTCGTCGGCACGGCCCTCGGCGCGGGCCGCGGCTTCCTCTCCTTCGCGCTGTACGCGGTGGCCGGCCTCGCCGGTGTGCCGTGGTTCGCCGAGGGCAAGTCCGGCACGGCCATCGCCTCCATGCCGTCCTTCGGCTACATCCTCGGCATGCTGCTCGCCGCCACCGTCGTGGGCGCGCTGGCCCGCCGCGGCGGCGACCGTTCGATGCTGCGCATGGCGGGCACGATGCTCGTCGGCGAGGCGATCATCTACGCGATCGGCGTGCCGTACCTGGCCTTCGCCGCCGACCTCTCCTTCAGCGCGGCCATAGCGGCCGGCCTCACCCCGTTCCTCATCGGCGACGCGCTGAAGGCCGCGCTGGCGATGGGCGCACTGCCCACGGCCTGGAAGCTGCTCGACAAGTAG
- a CDS encoding ABC transporter substrate-binding protein, with the protein MPSSAVPGFDRRVFLTSLLGVTAAAAGLSGCAESSAASGAEKASAAPLADKVPAGTSLKIASFSNTQQLQFKLAKLGELPFEVSSWVNIGAGPDVINAFRAGSLDLANNAGIPPIQAHFQGYDAKIVAINITRKPNYLFATKPGSDIRSVEDFKGKKLAFSQGQAQGVVLLRALKKAGLAYDDVKLVPLTSNQFLTALQSGQVDIAPLANNQSPAYLKQYESKGARAITTDVVDLLNLLWAPTSVLNDEAKAAAVAAYIPYWAKGQVWAYENPDIWNEEFYVKTQNLTSAQAKSISDLANKPLFPPSWDEAIKWEQETADLLAEGGFVKKFDVSSLFDHRFEGIAAKSVAAEYRS; encoded by the coding sequence ATGCCTTCTTCCGCTGTGCCCGGATTCGACCGAAGAGTGTTCCTGACCTCCCTGCTCGGGGTCACCGCCGCCGCGGCCGGCCTCAGCGGCTGCGCGGAGAGCAGCGCCGCCTCCGGCGCCGAGAAGGCCTCGGCCGCCCCGCTGGCCGACAAGGTCCCGGCCGGTACGAGTCTGAAAATCGCCTCGTTCTCGAACACCCAGCAGTTGCAGTTCAAGCTCGCCAAGCTCGGTGAACTGCCGTTCGAGGTGTCGAGCTGGGTGAACATCGGCGCCGGTCCCGATGTCATCAACGCCTTCCGCGCGGGCTCGCTGGACCTCGCCAACAACGCGGGCATCCCGCCGATCCAGGCGCACTTCCAGGGTTATGACGCGAAGATCGTCGCGATCAACATCACCCGCAAGCCGAACTACCTCTTCGCCACCAAGCCCGGCAGCGACATCCGCTCGGTCGAGGACTTCAAGGGCAAGAAGCTCGCGTTCTCGCAGGGGCAGGCGCAGGGCGTCGTACTCCTGCGGGCGCTGAAGAAGGCGGGGCTCGCCTACGACGACGTGAAGCTCGTGCCGCTGACCAGCAACCAGTTCCTCACCGCTCTGCAGTCGGGCCAGGTCGACATCGCGCCGCTCGCCAACAACCAGTCGCCCGCCTATCTGAAGCAGTACGAGTCCAAGGGCGCCCGTGCGATCACCACCGACGTGGTCGACCTGCTCAACCTGCTGTGGGCACCGACCTCCGTGCTGAACGACGAGGCGAAGGCGGCCGCGGTCGCCGCGTACATCCCGTACTGGGCCAAGGGCCAGGTGTGGGCGTACGAGAACCCGGACATCTGGAACGAGGAGTTCTATGTGAAGACACAGAACCTGACCTCCGCCCAGGCGAAGTCGATCAGTGATCTCGCCAACAAGCCCCTGTTCCCGCCGAGTTGGGACGAGGCGATCAAGTGGGAGCAGGAGACCGCCGATCTGCTGGCGGAGGGCGGCTTCGTGAAGAAGTTCGACGTGAGCTCGCTCTTCGACCATCGCTTCGAGGGCATCGCGGCGAAGTCCGTGGCCGCCGAGTACCGGAGTTGA
- a CDS encoding ABC transporter ATP-binding protein — MAPHTEQLTRPAVRLRGLTRSFDGRTVLDGIDLDIPAGQFVALLGHSGSGKSTLLRAVAGLDHEVTGSGQLTAPARVSVVFQDSRLLPWRRVLDNVLLGTEGKEAAAKGREALAEVGLKGRERAWPNELSGGEAQRAALARSLVREPELLLADEPFGALDALTRIRMHTLLRELWERHKPSVLLVTHDVDEAIVLADRVLVLDHGRIGLDLTIDRPHPRSYRDPLLGEYRERLLAALGVTEDHK, encoded by the coding sequence ATGGCGCCGCACACTGAGCAACTGACCCGTCCCGCCGTGCGGCTGCGCGGGCTGACCCGCTCCTTCGACGGGCGTACCGTCCTCGACGGCATCGACCTCGACATCCCCGCCGGGCAGTTCGTCGCCCTGCTCGGGCACAGCGGCTCCGGCAAGAGCACCCTGCTGCGGGCGGTCGCGGGCCTGGATCACGAGGTCACCGGAAGCGGGCAGCTCACCGCCCCGGCCCGGGTGTCCGTCGTCTTCCAGGACTCCCGGCTGCTGCCCTGGCGCCGGGTCCTCGACAACGTCCTGCTGGGCACCGAGGGCAAGGAGGCCGCCGCCAAGGGGCGCGAGGCCCTCGCCGAGGTGGGCCTGAAGGGCCGTGAACGCGCCTGGCCGAACGAGCTGTCCGGCGGCGAGGCCCAGCGCGCCGCCCTGGCCCGCTCGCTGGTCCGCGAACCCGAACTGCTGCTCGCCGACGAGCCGTTCGGCGCCCTGGACGCGCTGACCCGGATCAGGATGCACACCCTGCTGAGGGAGCTGTGGGAGCGCCACAAGCCCTCTGTCCTGCTCGTCACCCACGACGTCGACGAGGCGATCGTGCTCGCCGACCGGGTGCTCGTGCTCGACCACGGCCGAATCGGCCTCGACCTGACCATCGACCGCCCGCACCCGCGCTCGTACCGGGATCCGCTGCTGGGCGAGTACCGGGAGCGGCTGCTCGCCGCCCTCGGCGTCACGGAGGACCACAAGTGA
- a CDS encoding IS1380 family transposase: protein MKKRIGSYPRVRIEGGGRAVVSQAGGVLLVETVRKAGLDTAISAALTPWRKARAVHDPGKTLLDVALAVALGGDCLADVAMLRAEPAVFGPVASDPTVSRLVEALATSGEKALRAIRAARAEVRRHVWRLADREAPDAGGTVTVDLDGVLVIAHSDKEDAAPTWKRTYGHHPLMGFVDHGPGGTGEPVAALLRAGNAGSNTAADHITAAQLALAQLPKKYRRGRRTLIRTDSAGGTHDFVAWLARRGRWLSYSVGMVITEAIHQHVLSVPASAWTAAVEADGEIRDGAWVAELTGDVLDGWPEGIRLIVRKERPHPGAQLRLTDADGMRLTCFATNTLGRPIAELELRHRLRARAEDRIRAARATGLRNLPLHRTAQNRIWLEIVQIALDLLAWIPMLALTGKARLWEPRRLRLRLFTAAGQLVTTGRRRILRLARHWPWTGHITAALDRLTHLPDPG, encoded by the coding sequence GTGAAGAAGCGTATCGGGTCGTACCCGCGTGTCCGCATCGAGGGCGGCGGCCGGGCGGTGGTCTCGCAGGCCGGGGGCGTGCTGCTGGTCGAGACCGTCCGCAAGGCCGGCCTGGACACCGCGATATCAGCGGCGCTGACGCCGTGGCGGAAAGCTCGGGCGGTGCACGATCCGGGCAAGACCCTGCTGGACGTGGCCCTGGCGGTCGCGCTGGGCGGGGACTGCCTCGCGGATGTCGCCATGCTGCGGGCCGAGCCGGCCGTGTTCGGGCCGGTGGCCTCCGACCCGACGGTCTCTCGTCTCGTCGAGGCCCTGGCCACCTCCGGGGAGAAGGCCCTGCGGGCCATCCGTGCCGCGCGGGCTGAAGTCCGCCGACACGTCTGGCGGTTGGCCGACCGGGAAGCGCCTGACGCGGGCGGGACGGTGACCGTGGACCTCGACGGGGTGCTGGTGATCGCGCACTCGGACAAGGAGGACGCCGCACCCACGTGGAAGCGAACCTACGGCCACCACCCGCTGATGGGGTTCGTCGACCACGGACCGGGCGGCACGGGTGAACCGGTCGCGGCCCTGCTCAGAGCAGGCAACGCGGGATCGAACACGGCCGCTGACCACATCACCGCCGCCCAACTGGCCCTGGCTCAGCTGCCGAAGAAGTACCGGCGCGGACGCCGGACCCTGATCCGCACCGACTCCGCGGGCGGCACCCACGACTTCGTCGCCTGGCTCGCCCGGCGGGGACGGTGGCTGTCCTACTCGGTCGGCATGGTGATCACCGAGGCGATCCACCAGCACGTGCTGAGCGTTCCGGCATCGGCCTGGACGGCGGCCGTCGAGGCGGACGGCGAGATCCGCGACGGCGCCTGGGTCGCTGAACTCACCGGCGACGTTCTGGACGGCTGGCCGGAGGGCATACGGCTGATCGTCAGGAAGGAACGACCGCACCCCGGGGCCCAGTTGCGGCTCACGGATGCGGACGGTATGCGGCTGACCTGTTTCGCCACCAACACCTTGGGCCGGCCGATCGCCGAGCTCGAGCTCCGCCACCGACTGCGGGCCCGGGCCGAGGACCGCATCCGCGCCGCCCGGGCCACCGGCCTGCGCAACCTGCCCCTGCACCGCACCGCCCAGAACCGGATCTGGCTGGAGATCGTGCAGATCGCTCTCGACCTGCTGGCCTGGATACCGATGCTCGCCCTGACCGGCAAAGCCAGGCTCTGGGAACCCCGCCGACTACGCCTCCGCTTGTTCACCGCGGCCGGACAACTCGTGACCACCGGCCGCCGACGGATCCTCCGCCTTGCCCGGCACTGGCCCTGGACCGGCCACATCACCGCAGCCCTCGACAGGCTCACCCACCTGCCCGACCCTGGCTGA
- a CDS encoding ROK family protein: MPRAATALSPSLSFSPSRSRSSSASPPSRPSPSFSSPVPRAADSDRRRTSASVVLRSVLEHGPVARSTIARVTGLSPASVTDYCARFARLGLIREAEPPRQSKGSGRPHVPLDLDDARFVVAGVHVAVPYTTVALLDLRGQVLAERQVKHDSVDPARVLARAGDETAALLAGAPGCRPLGVGFAAGGWVDRETGTVVEHPLLGWREVPVREVIGARTGLPVHVDGHARALVDAEQLFGRARGSRSVLHLFVGNMVDAAFATNDEVHHGPRSQAGAIAHLPLPGGTEPCDCGRTGCLQAELSERTLCRRARAAGVDAGVNPKHVVDAAADGDPVAVRLLVERARMVGRAAGLLLDVLNPETVVVTEIGIMSRKDCLAALHEAVGPDRAAAVGPTSFPDSVLATAGGAVALNVLYRDPLGATTEVSA; this comes from the coding sequence ATGCCCCGTGCCGCGACAGCACTCTCCCCCTCCCTTTCCTTCTCCCCTTCCCGTTCCCGCTCTTCCTCCGCTTCCCCTCCTTCCCGTCCTTCCCCTTCTTTCTCGTCGCCCGTGCCGCGTGCCGCCGACAGCGACCGGCGGCGGACCAGCGCGAGCGTCGTCCTGCGGTCCGTGCTGGAGCACGGGCCCGTCGCGCGCAGCACCATCGCGCGGGTGACCGGGCTGTCGCCGGCCTCGGTGACCGACTACTGCGCCCGGTTCGCCCGGCTCGGACTCATCCGAGAGGCCGAGCCGCCGCGGCAGTCCAAGGGGTCGGGGCGCCCGCATGTGCCCCTCGATCTGGACGACGCCCGGTTCGTGGTGGCCGGGGTCCATGTGGCCGTGCCGTACACCACGGTCGCGTTGCTCGATCTTCGGGGGCAGGTGCTGGCCGAGCGGCAGGTGAAGCACGATTCCGTCGACCCCGCCCGGGTGCTGGCCCGGGCCGGTGACGAGACCGCGGCCCTGCTGGCCGGGGCGCCCGGCTGCCGTCCGCTCGGCGTCGGCTTCGCGGCCGGCGGCTGGGTGGACCGGGAGACCGGGACCGTCGTCGAGCATCCGCTGCTGGGCTGGCGCGAGGTGCCGGTGCGGGAGGTGATCGGCGCCCGCACCGGGCTGCCGGTCCATGTGGACGGGCACGCGCGGGCGTTGGTCGACGCCGAGCAGCTCTTCGGGCGGGCACGGGGCAGCCGGAGCGTGCTGCACCTGTTCGTCGGGAACATGGTCGACGCGGCGTTCGCGACCAACGACGAGGTGCATCACGGGCCTCGTTCGCAGGCCGGGGCGATCGCCCATCTGCCGCTGCCCGGCGGCACGGAGCCCTGCGACTGCGGCCGGACCGGCTGCCTGCAGGCCGAGTTGAGCGAGCGGACGCTGTGCCGGCGGGCCCGGGCGGCGGGTGTCGACGCCGGGGTGAACCCCAAGCACGTGGTCGACGCGGCGGCGGACGGCGACCCGGTGGCCGTACGGCTGCTGGTGGAGCGGGCGCGGATGGTGGGCCGGGCGGCGGGGCTGCTGCTCGATGTGCTGAACCCGGAGACCGTGGTCGTCACCGAGATCGGGATCATGAGCCGTAAGGACTGCCTCGCCGCGTTGCACGAGGCCGTCGGACCGGACCGGGCGGCGGCCGTGGGGCCGACGAGCTTCCCGGATTCCGTGCTGGCCACGGCGGGCGGCGCGGTCGCTCTGAACGTCCTCTACCGCGATCCGCTGGGCGCCACGACAGAGGTTTCGGCCTAG
- a CDS encoding FAD-binding oxidoreductase, which yields MQLDALEAAVGLVLEPGDVGYEDEVAGFQTGFAQRPYVVVGAASAAEVAAAVGYAAGAGQPVRVQATGHGLPGAYEGGVLVTTRRMDGVEIDPVARTARVAAGVRWGQVVAAAEPYGLAPLNGSSPGVGAVGFTLGGGLGILAREFGYAADHVRSLDVVTADGRSRRVTPESEPDLYWALLGGGPGLGIVTGMEIGLVPVARLYGGSLSFDGREVDPAAVLAVYERWTRTVPSTLTSSFAAVPYPDAPGLPPELRGRYVVSVRVAYTGDDGERLVAPLREAGPAFADTLRWMPYGDSHTIHSDPAVPHTNYGDSAVVSELEVGAVARVLTRTGPGAGAMCVVQVNQLGGALARPAGNAVPYREGRFLVRLVAMAGRAEARRILDPAFAELAPRTLGRAVNFAFGAGDRTEGLYDAETRKRLAAVKSEYDPANLFRG from the coding sequence GTGCAGCTCGACGCCCTTGAAGCAGCGGTCGGTCTCGTTCTGGAGCCCGGTGACGTCGGGTACGAGGACGAGGTCGCCGGGTTCCAGACCGGTTTCGCGCAGCGGCCCTACGTGGTGGTCGGGGCGGCCTCGGCCGCGGAGGTCGCGGCGGCGGTGGGGTACGCGGCCGGTGCCGGGCAGCCCGTCCGGGTGCAGGCGACCGGGCACGGGCTGCCGGGGGCGTACGAGGGCGGGGTGCTCGTCACCACCCGGCGGATGGACGGGGTCGAGATCGACCCGGTGGCCCGAACCGCGCGGGTGGCGGCGGGAGTTCGCTGGGGGCAGGTCGTCGCGGCGGCCGAGCCGTACGGGCTGGCCCCGCTGAACGGCTCGTCGCCGGGCGTGGGCGCCGTCGGATTCACGCTGGGCGGTGGACTGGGCATCCTGGCCCGGGAGTTCGGGTACGCGGCGGATCATGTGCGCTCGCTCGACGTCGTCACCGCCGACGGCCGGTCGCGCCGGGTGACGCCGGAGTCCGAGCCCGACCTGTACTGGGCGCTGCTCGGCGGCGGGCCCGGCCTCGGGATCGTGACCGGGATGGAGATCGGGCTCGTACCGGTGGCCCGGCTCTACGGGGGCTCGCTGTCGTTCGACGGGCGCGAGGTCGATCCGGCGGCCGTGCTGGCCGTGTACGAGCGCTGGACGCGGACCGTGCCCAGCACGCTGACCTCGTCGTTCGCGGCGGTCCCGTACCCTGACGCGCCGGGGCTGCCGCCGGAGCTGCGGGGGCGGTACGTCGTGTCCGTGCGGGTCGCGTACACGGGGGACGACGGTGAGCGGCTGGTCGCGCCGCTGCGGGAGGCGGGGCCGGCGTTCGCGGACACGCTGCGGTGGATGCCGTACGGGGACAGTCATACGATCCACAGCGATCCCGCGGTGCCGCACACCAATTACGGGGACAGTGCCGTGGTGAGCGAGCTGGAGGTCGGGGCCGTGGCTCGGGTGCTCACCCGTACCGGGCCCGGCGCGGGGGCGATGTGTGTCGTGCAGGTCAATCAGCTGGGCGGGGCGCTCGCTCGGCCCGCCGGGAACGCGGTGCCGTATCGCGAGGGGCGGTTCCTGGTGCGGCTGGTCGCGATGGCCGGGCGGGCGGAGGCCCGGCGGATTCTGGACCCCGCGTTCGCGGAGCTGGCTCCCCGGACACTCGGGCGGGCCGTCAACTTCGCGTTCGGCGCGGGCGATCGTACGGAGGGGCTGTACGACGCGGAGACGCGCAAGAGGCTCGCCGCGGTGAAGTCGGAGTACGACCCGGCGAACCTCTTCCGTGGGTAG
- a CDS encoding cell wall protein, whose amino-acid sequence MSSRRRAAVTGSLLTASVSTVMILAFGASADDKGELSDHGGKAMVDAPAGVKLSTLLSKEIEVDNKSQETEISGVVKNDGTKDSGKIRLLVVGFDGLTVKNVEGCSEIAAGDLPDGANSGFVCSIDNLAAGKSKSYAIDATFDLKKEGKICLPVQNPDGSKTYWQQGPVPFGANNPKPNEPATPLLLGTDNSPVTPGADDKPDKLPDTGPADRILPLGMTGAALISAGAAGLWWSRRRARQES is encoded by the coding sequence ATGAGTTCTCGTCGCAGGGCTGCCGTCACGGGATCGCTGCTCACCGCATCCGTCTCGACGGTGATGATCCTCGCCTTCGGCGCTTCGGCGGACGACAAGGGGGAATTGAGCGACCACGGCGGAAAGGCCATGGTGGACGCGCCCGCGGGCGTGAAGCTGTCGACGCTGCTGTCCAAGGAGATCGAAGTCGACAACAAGTCCCAGGAAACCGAGATCTCCGGCGTCGTGAAGAACGACGGAACGAAGGACAGTGGGAAAATCCGGTTGCTCGTGGTCGGTTTTGACGGCCTGACCGTCAAGAACGTCGAGGGCTGTTCGGAAATCGCCGCGGGGGATCTTCCGGATGGTGCGAACAGTGGTTTCGTCTGCTCGATCGACAATCTGGCCGCCGGAAAGTCGAAGTCGTACGCGATCGACGCCACGTTCGATCTGAAGAAGGAGGGCAAGATCTGTCTGCCCGTCCAGAACCCCGACGGTTCGAAGACGTACTGGCAGCAGGGCCCGGTGCCGTTCGGAGCGAACAACCCCAAGCCGAACGAGCCGGCCACGCCGCTGCTCCTCGGCACCGACAACAGCCCGGTCACTCCCGGCGCCGACGACAAGCCGGACAAACTGCCCGACACCGGTCCGGCCGACCGGATCCTGCCGCTCGGCATGACCGGCGCGGCACTGATCTCGGCGGGCGCGGCGGGCCTGTGGTGGAGCCGGCGGCGGGCCCGGCAGGAGTCGTGA
- a CDS encoding sugar O-acetyltransferase, which produces MTDTHEEEVLARIAKGLVYTESEAAFQAPRRRTEQIFEYNQTPPSETEKRRSLLVAIFGSVGERTVLMPPFHAGFGSNVHIGDDFFGNVNLTFVDDVDIRIGNGVMIAPSVTLTTTGHPVHPSRRADFGRFSEPIVIEDKVWIGSNVVVLPGVRIGYGSVIGAGSVVSRSIPPMTVALGTPCRVVRPITDEDLTTRTAGH; this is translated from the coding sequence GTGACGGATACTCACGAGGAAGAAGTCCTGGCCCGGATCGCGAAGGGGCTCGTCTACACCGAGTCGGAAGCCGCCTTTCAGGCCCCTCGGCGCCGCACAGAGCAGATCTTCGAGTACAACCAAACACCACCGAGCGAAACGGAGAAGCGTCGATCACTGCTCGTCGCGATCTTCGGCTCGGTCGGTGAACGCACGGTGCTGATGCCGCCGTTCCACGCCGGGTTCGGCAGCAACGTCCACATCGGCGACGACTTCTTCGGGAACGTGAACCTGACGTTCGTCGACGACGTGGACATCCGCATAGGCAACGGTGTCATGATCGCTCCCAGCGTGACACTGACCACGACGGGACACCCGGTGCATCCCTCGCGACGCGCTGACTTCGGGCGATTCTCCGAGCCGATCGTGATCGAGGACAAGGTGTGGATCGGCAGCAATGTGGTGGTCCTGCCCGGCGTCCGTATCGGATACGGGTCGGTCATCGGCGCCGGCAGCGTCGTCAGCCGCAGCATTCCCCCGATGACCGTCGCGCTCGGAACACCTTGCCGGGTGGTCCGCCCCATCACGGACGAGGACCTCACCACACGTACTGCCGGACATTAG
- a CDS encoding protein kinase domain-containing protein: MGRVWRATDEMLDRQVAVKEMRIDGLDPEDTRTRRERTLREARATARIDHPGVVRVYDVVDEGELLWIVMELVDGRSLERLLYEDGPLDVRETARIGLELVGALVQVHAGGVLHRDIKPANVLVERTGNHRVVLTDFGIAAIQNTEALTMVGMLVGSPDYMAPERVSGRPQGPPSDLWSLGATLCAALGGRSPFSRTTTLATLHAVLYEEPELPPTTGELREILAALLEKEPDVRPGLEELETVFRAIATATTAGQAREEEAPQVPAPEPDPEERAPEHSVRHSVPGRPAPQSTPAPHPPTLVNPSEPEAASAPEPVRTEEPGSEPVPRQPVDPATHDLRPEPLTPDAQLPDRATTPVLNREAAPPLPGTPESPYASQRPAVGENPDPGPQGEPPSSLPTRPRPTPTPPGDVPQSPGPRRRRRIALVAAAGVVLAGAVAGLVVPSLGGSPGGGDDTDGGSPGVKSSPSPSPGSTVEGTSRPPSPTLPPGSRTESGVFSWVPPDGFSREVHAGAEVHYTSPDGRQEIVGKASLARGDLMTQWEETERSTSEGAGYERIRLEESTFRGMPAVVWEYRVTAQELPWRVRSLGFNTNGKSYQLTTWYHPDVEDRALPVYEAVEKSFRPL, from the coding sequence ATGGGCCGGGTGTGGCGGGCCACCGACGAAATGCTGGACCGACAGGTCGCGGTCAAGGAAATGCGGATCGACGGCCTCGACCCCGAGGACACCCGCACCCGCCGCGAACGAACCCTGCGCGAGGCCCGCGCCACGGCCCGCATCGACCACCCGGGCGTCGTCCGCGTCTACGACGTGGTCGACGAGGGCGAGCTGCTGTGGATCGTCATGGAACTCGTCGACGGCCGCTCCCTGGAACGGCTGCTGTACGAGGACGGCCCGCTGGACGTGCGCGAGACGGCCCGCATCGGCCTCGAACTCGTCGGCGCGCTGGTCCAGGTGCATGCCGGGGGAGTCCTGCACCGCGACATCAAGCCGGCCAACGTCCTCGTCGAACGCACCGGCAACCACCGGGTCGTCCTCACCGACTTCGGCATCGCGGCCATCCAGAACACCGAGGCCCTGACGATGGTCGGCATGCTGGTCGGCTCCCCGGACTACATGGCCCCCGAGCGCGTCTCGGGCCGCCCCCAGGGCCCGCCGTCCGACCTGTGGTCCCTGGGGGCGACCCTCTGTGCCGCCCTCGGCGGCCGCTCCCCCTTCTCCCGCACCACGACCCTCGCGACCCTCCACGCGGTCCTGTACGAGGAGCCGGAACTCCCGCCCACCACAGGTGAGTTGCGCGAAATACTGGCGGCCCTGCTGGAGAAGGAGCCCGACGTACGGCCCGGCCTGGAGGAACTGGAGACGGTGTTCCGGGCGATCGCGACGGCGACGACCGCCGGCCAGGCCCGCGAGGAGGAGGCACCGCAGGTACCGGCGCCCGAGCCGGACCCCGAAGAGCGCGCGCCGGAGCACTCCGTACGACACTCCGTACCGGGACGGCCCGCGCCGCAGTCGACCCCCGCGCCGCACCCGCCCACGCTGGTGAACCCGTCGGAGCCCGAGGCGGCGTCCGCACCGGAGCCGGTACGCACCGAGGAGCCCGGCTCCGAGCCCGTACCCCGGCAACCGGTCGACCCCGCCACCCACGACCTACGGCCCGAGCCCCTCACCCCCGACGCTCAACTCCCCGACCGCGCGACGACCCCGGTCCTCAACCGCGAGGCCGCACCACCGCTCCCCGGCACCCCGGAGTCGCCGTACGCCTCCCAGCGCCCCGCGGTCGGCGAGAACCCGGACCCCGGCCCCCAGGGCGAGCCACCCTCCTCGCTGCCGACGCGGCCCAGGCCGACGCCCACGCCGCCCGGGGACGTACCGCAGTCACCCGGCCCGCGCCGGCGGCGCCGTATCGCCCTCGTCGCGGCCGCCGGGGTGGTCCTCGCCGGAGCCGTCGCCGGGCTGGTCGTACCGTCGCTGGGCGGTTCCCCCGGAGGCGGGGACGACACCGACGGCGGCTCGCCCGGCGTCAAGTCCAGCCCCAGCCCCAGCCCCGGCTCCACGGTCGAGGGGACCTCGCGCCCGCCCTCGCCGACGCTCCCGCCGGGATCCCGTACGGAGTCCGGGGTGTTCTCCTGGGTCCCGCCCGACGGCTTCTCGCGCGAGGTGCACGCCGGTGCGGAGGTCCACTACACCTCCCCGGACGGCAGGCAGGAGATCGTCGGCAAGGCGTCCCTGGCCCGCGGCGACCTGATGACGCAGTGGGAGGAGACGGAGCGGAGCACCAGCGAGGGGGCGGGCTACGAGCGGATCCGCCTGGAGGAGAGCACGTTCAGGGGAATGCCCGCGGTCGTCTGGGAGTACCGGGTCACGGCCCAGGAACTGCCCTGGCGCGTACGGTCGTTGGGCTTCAACACCAACGGCAAGTCGTACCAGCTCACCACCTGGTACCACCCGGACGTCGAGGACCGCGCCCTCCCGGTCTACGAGGCGGTCGAGAAGTCCTTCAGACCCCTGTGA